tcaatgtCGCTTCGTAAATTGTTCTCGAAGCATCTCTCAGGAAGTTACACGACAGTTTCTCTTCAACGTTCTCCAATCTCTTCCCCTACCTCATTACAACCCACAGTACCCCCAAATGCAGCCAAATCAAACTTCCACAAAGAGTATCTCAACCCGCCGGAATCCTCAAAGAGAGAATTTTTCCGTCCTTTCCTTCACCGGAGATCAATTAACCAGCTGCCTAAGTTCCTTTCCATGCATATCAGGGAGAAGCTGAAGGAGAGACTCAAAAGCATCACTGGAGATCGAATCTGCTTCGATGGACTAGCTCTTTCGCCTCAGGCGAAGGAATCAGAGGCTACAGATCTAAATTGTTTCAGAATATCAGTTGAAGAAGCTAGGAAAATCTTGAGGTTGTCTCAGATGGAGAAGCTGAAATTGAAGCTTAGGCAGATTCGGGAAACCTCAATTCAATATCATGAGTTCGTTCAGATCTGTGCTGAGGAGTGTGGACATGAAATCGAAGGTGTTGAGTTCGCTAAGACGTTGGATCAGTGTGGAATTGTGATCGTTCTTTGGAGTCTTGTGTTCCTCCACCCGGAGCAGGTATAACTGGTTATTGTTTTGTTTGGATTTTTAATTTAGATGTTCTTAATTTTAACCGTGATATCAATTGGATTTTGTGATTCAATTAATCATATGAGTGCTGGTTTGGCCAGAGAAggcagaagaagaaaataagtaGTTATGCATAATAGGTTCGACTTAGACATTCAATAATGGGCAAGCAGAGCACGGTAGTTGGGATTCTGCACAGATATCTGTTTTAAAACCACAAACATAATGACATGTTTTTGGAAACTGACACATGCACAAGTGGATTTTTTtagataaagataaaatttattttttaaaactagATCAAAATAATATGTACTAATATTAGGAACTAGGCTTAATTCTTTCTTCACCTTTAGGGATAAGATATCAAAATAGCCTTAAGGGTTTTAGGAAAGTATAAATTTAGGATTCATGTACAAAACAACACCAATATATGCTcaacgtttaaaaaaatgtacaaatTTAGATCTTGATAGCAAAACGTTACCCGTTATTCATATTATTCTGTTAAGATCTTTCAATTGTATATCGAGAGAGAAGCcagaacttaacggaataataCGAATGACGTGTCACATTTTGTTAtcgagcctaaattggtactcccttttaaacattaaacctgtattagtgttattttgtacgtcaatcctaaattgatacttctgcAAAAACTTTAAATCTAGTTTAATACATTTTCCCTGAACTAATAGATTACTTAAAATTAGTTGACAGTCAATTTTTATGAGAcgaaaaatatattaaacttaGAAACTAACATGTTTCAACAGAAAAGAGTCATCAATTATTAGAAACCATGTTAATTTGACCACAAAATGACAATATAAAAAACTAAATTATGCTTCAAATATTTCACTCCAAATGAAATGTCCCTCTTTAAATTTTGGAATGACATGTTGTAGTTAGTCCTTATCTCATGTCTAATAAAAGGCTGCAAGTGGCTTTCATGCAATTCTCTTAGGTGCACTTGATTCCCTCctaacaaacaaacaaatataaaattgtGCTATTCTCATTAACCCcattaaaacattttattttctatGTTTGACAGGTGGTTAAATCAATTCAGAACATAATTACCCAATCAATAGTATATCCTGATGACTCAAAAAGAGAGCAATTGAAAGAAATGGAGCTACAAAAGGCCATTATAGACAAAAATGCTCGAGCCCAAGTTCGAGCAGAGCTATATTGTGGACTTGGGTTCTTAATGGTTCAAACACTTGGGTTCATGAGGCTAACATTTTGGGAACTCAACTGGGATGTTATGGAAcctatttgttattttgtaaccTCTATTCACTTTGGCCTTGCATATATGTTATTCCTAAGAACCTCCATTGAGCCTTCATTTGAGGGCTGTTTTCAGCGCAGATTCAAGACAAAGCAGGAGAAACTTATGAAAATTCATAATTTTGATCTTCGTAAATATAATGAACTCCAAAAAGCTTTTTATCCCGACCAGTAATAATGATATATCCAGTAATGAAAATATTAGAAAGACAGAAAAAAAGTTTTGCTTATTAGAAAGACAGGTCCATTTAGTTTACCTTCTCTATGATGTTGTTGTTGGTAAATCAAGCAGGAGGTATGTAACCAAACCTGAAACTctcatttttaatctaaaaaggTAAACATGAGGAGAAAAGATGATAACCAAGACTCTGAGATATACAATCAGATAGAAATTGAGGAATTTTTAACATGAAAACAAGTCAATTAAACTTTAAACTCTATGCTGCTAACAAAAATATGTAACACCATTTCCTAAACTATCAACATACTGAACAGAAATAGAAATATTTGTAAACCAaggtgaaaaagaaaatagcATGACTGATAACTAAATACAGACTTCAAAATACTATAGGAATTCAGGcgaaaaactaaaattaaagaATCTCTTGTATAAGCTCTACAAGCTAAGATAGATGGAAAAAATGATGTAGAATCTTATTGAATTAATTGGGAATCGATAGATATTGTTCTActctaaacaaaaaaaataacttaGAGAACATCAGAGGAATTTCAAAGAAAATGGATAAGGTCAGCACACAAGACCATCACCCAAGAGGTATGGTTTTCGCCGGAAACATTCTGCAATCAATGCTagattatgtattttttttcttctgatTTGGTATGAGTGCTAGAAGATCTAGTGAAATACTccaattttgtttttcttctatcttgtatttaattagattatgtattttttttcttctg
The window above is part of the Euphorbia lathyris chromosome 3, ddEupLath1.1, whole genome shotgun sequence genome. Proteins encoded here:
- the LOC136223967 gene encoding calcium uniporter protein 4, mitochondrial-like, whose translation is MSLRKLFSKHLSGSYTTVSLQRSPISSPTSLQPTVPPNAAKSNFHKEYLNPPESSKREFFRPFLHRRSINQLPKFLSMHIREKLKERLKSITGDRICFDGLALSPQAKESEATDLNCFRISVEEARKILRLSQMEKLKLKLRQIRETSIQYHEFVQICAEECGHEIEGVEFAKTLDQCGIVIVLWSLVFLHPEQVVKSIQNIITQSIVYPDDSKREQLKEMELQKAIIDKNARAQVRAELYCGLGFLMVQTLGFMRLTFWELNWDVMEPICYFVTSIHFGLAYMLFLRTSIEPSFEGCFQRRFKTKQEKLMKIHNFDLRKYNELQKAFYPDQ